A region of Drosophila mauritiana strain mau12 chromosome 3L, ASM438214v1, whole genome shotgun sequence DNA encodes the following proteins:
- the LOC117139489 gene encoding roquin-1 isoform X1: MPIQAPSWTDFLNCPICCNEFAASQRCPVSLGCGHTICKLCLTTLYNRQCPFDQTVIVSDIDNLPINHALLQLVKDSELLELGPPPPSVQKLEPEHLKCYQLGQRCIEELALHLKSFLNLNGNGNLLTRPMLRKLVTLVNCQLMEEEGRVRALRAARSLGERTVTELILQHQNPQQLSSNLWAAVRTRGCQFLGPAMQEEVLKLVLLALEEGSALSRKVLVMFVVQRLEPKFPQASKTSIGHVVQLLYRASCFKVSKREADSSLMQLKEEFRTYDALRREHDAQIVQIATEAGLRIAPEQWSSLLYGDVLHKSHMQSIIDKLQTPSSFAQSVQELVIALQRTSDPAKLSSLHHHLKYLANIDPCAEVAPWSDLAEALDAVRHSVVGLVNFLQHHGVRKAQDGISGGGSGGTANSNPKYKISLCRDLNVRRVCPRGSSCTFAHSQEEVERYRARNRGKHMKTPLALQGPPAVGVGAIKKPLGEQEGPPLGNMPPMLPMSPMHYMGSPRGYLDPSLGLSPGGGLPPQQPPLLHPSHHSPITRLIVPSRYDSRFSGFGVGTPRNPSPREYQANPIAPTQRNANPPNFSVNSNVHKGYMLPGSGGDVFHLGNPWEQAYLAQQQQQQHPPQHPQQQQPPSSKPNPSRPLSILAATADTSFYEKKPPNSVSIDLDRVPEVDVDAVPLFRRSNNNHNNNNSNSHNNNNNNHSSSLLFWNNTGKESANFVRSDSILDDDASTFDVPTGSSMLSIYGPICPKSSTTGNWNNFDLGYGGFKSDRNDSFNANKQQQPVWGRKPQLMSEDSFEGGIDSGMMLQLEKNLVDIVDPDDSGIKLD; encoded by the exons ATGCCGATTCAGGCTCCCTCATGGACAGATTTTCTGAACTGTCCCATCTGCTGCAATGAATTCGCGGCCAGCCAGCGATGTCCGGTCAGTCTGGGCTGCGGGCACACCATCTGCAAGCTATGCCTGACGACCCTCTACAACCGGCAGTGTCCCTTCGATCAG ACCGTGATTGTCAGCGATATCGACAATTTGCCCATTAACCATGCCTTGCTCCAGTTGGTCAAGGACTCGGAGCTCCTCGAGCTGGGACCACCACCGCCCAGTGTGCAGAAGCTGGAGCCGGAGCACCTTAAGTGCTACCAACTGGGTCAGCGGTGCATCGAGGAGCTGGCTTTGCACTTGAAGTCCTTCCTCAACCTGAACGGAAATGGCAATCTTCTTACTCGACCCATGCTACGGAAGCTGGTTACCCTGGTCAACTGCCAGCTGATGGAGGAGGAGGGACGGGTGAGAGCGCTCCGAGCAGCCAGATCCCTAGGCGAACGCACAGTCACCGAGCTGATCCTGCAGCACCAAAATCCCCAACAGTTGAGCTCAAATCTGTGGGCTGCAGTGCGAACAAGAGGATGCCAGTTCCTTGGACCCGCCATGCAGGAGGAGGTGCTCAAACTGGTGCTGCTGGCCTTGGAGGAGGGATCAGCGCTTTCGCGCAAAGTGCTGGTCATGTTCGTCGTGCAGCGACTGGAGCCGAAGTTTCCACAGGCCTCCAAGACGAGTATCGGACATGTGGTACAGCTGCTCTACCGCGCCAGCTGCTTCAAGGTGTCCAAGCGGGAGGCGGACTCGTCGTTGATGCAGCTCAAAGAGGAATTCCGTACGTATGACGCCTTGCGCCGCGAGCACGATGCCCAAATCGTTCAGATAGCTACCGAGGCGGGTCTGCGTATTGCACCGGAACAGTGGTCTTCCCTATTGTATGGCGACGTGTTGCATAAGAGTCACATGCAGAGCATCATCGATAAGCTGCAGACGCCAAGCTCCTTTGCTCAATCAGTCCAGGAATTGGTCATCGCCTTGCAGCGGACCAGTGATCCTGCGAAGCTGTCCAGTTTGCACCATCATTTGAAGTACCTGGCCAACATTGATCCCTGTGCGGAGGTTGCCCCGTGGTCGGATTTGGCTGAGGCCCTGGATGCAGTGCGCCATTCGGTCGTTGGACTGGTGAACTTTCTTCAGCACCATGGAGTGCGCAAGGCGCAGGACGGCATCAGTggcggtggcagtggtggGACGGCCAATAGCAATCCCAAGTACAAGATCAGCTTATGCAGGGACTTGAATGTGCGGCGGGTGTGTCCCCGAGGTTCTAGCTGCACCTTTGCCCATTCCCAGGAGGAGGTAGAACGCTATCGTGCACGGAATCGAGGAAAACACATGAAGACACCGTTGGCGCTGCAGGGACCCCCAGCGGTAGGCGTAGGAGCGATAAAGAAACCACTAGGCGAGCAGGAGGGACCGCCTCTAGGTAACATGCCACCAATGTTACCTATGTCGCCTATGCATTATATGGGCTCTCCTAGGGGATATCtggatcccagcttgggactTTCGCCAGGTGGTGGTCTCCCACCGCAGCAGCCGCCCCTGCTTCATCCGTCGCATCACAGTCCCATTACCCGGCTCATAGTGCCCAGCCGCTACGATTCTCGCTTCAGCGGCTTTGGCGTTGGCACGCCCAGAAATCCTTCGCCTAGAGAATACCAAGCCAACCCGATAGCACCAACGCAACGCAATGCCAACCCACCGAACTTTAGTGTGAACAGCAACGTGCACAAGGGCTACATGTTGCCCGGCAGCGGTGGAGATGTCTTCCATCTGGGCAACCCGTGGGAGCAAGCATACCtggcacagcagcagcagcagcagcatcctcCACAGCAtccccaacagcagcagccaccgTCCAGCAAGCCGAACCCCAGCCGACCGTTGTCGATTTTAGCCGCAACAGCTGATACCTCATTTTATGAAAAGAAACCGCCGAATAGTGTTAGCATAGATCTGGACAGGGTCCCGGAGGTCGATGTGGATGCAGTGCCTCTGTTCCGGCGATCCAataacaaccacaacaacaacaatagcaactcccacaataacaacaacaacaatcatAGCTCATCACTGCTGTTCTGGAACAATACGGGTAAAGAGTCAGCGAACTTTGTACGATCAGACTCCATATTGGATGACGATGCGTCCACATTCGATGTGCCCACTGGCTCCTCCATGCTGAGTATCTACGGCCCGATTTGCCCCAAGAGCAGCACGACCGGCAACTGGAACAACTTTGATCTGGGATATGGCGGCTTTAAGAGCGACAGAAACGATAGCTTCAATGCCAATAAG cagcaacagccggTGTGGGGCAGGAAACCGCAACTGATGTCGGAGGACAGTTTCGAGGGCGGCATCGATAGTGGAATGATGCTGCAGCTGGAGAAAAACCTGGTGGACATCGTCGATCCCGATGACAGTGGGATCAAGTTGGACTAG
- the LOC117139489 gene encoding roquin-1 isoform X2 has product MPIQAPSWTDFLNCPICCNEFAASQRCPVSLGCGHTICKLCLTTLYNRQCPFDQTVIVSDIDNLPINHALLQLVKDSELLELGPPPPSVQKLEPEHLKCYQLGQRCIEELALHLKSFLNLNGNGNLLTRPMLRKLVTLVNCQLMEEEGRVRALRAARSLGERTVTELILQHQNPQQLSSNLWAAVRTRGCQFLGPAMQEEVLKLVLLALEEGSALSRKVLVMFVVQRLEPKFPQASKTSIGHVVQLLYRASCFKVSKREADSSLMQLKEEFRTYDALRREHDAQIVQIATEAGLRIAPEQWSSLLYGDVLHKSHMQSIIDKLQTPSSFAQSVQELVIALQRTSDPAKLSSLHHHLKYLANIDPCAEVAPWSDLAEALDAVRHSVVGLVNFLQHHGVRKAQDGISGGGSGGTANSNPKYKISLCRDLNVRRVCPRGSSCTFAHSQEEVERYRARNRGKHMKTPLALQGPPAVGVGAIKKPLGEQEGPPLGNMPPMLPMSPMHYMGSPRGYLDPSLGLSPGGGLPPQQPPLLHPSHHSPITRLIVPSRYDSRFSGFGVGTPRNPSPREYQANPIAPTQRNANPPNFSVNSNVHKGYMLPGSGGDVFHLGNPWEQAYLAQQQQQQHPPQHPQQQQPPSSKPNPSRPLSILAATADTSFYEKKPPNSVSIDLDRVPEVDVDAVPLFRRSNNNHNNNNSNSHNNNNNNHSSSLLFWNNTGKESANFVRSDSILDDDASTFDVPTGSSMLSIYGPICPKSSTTGNWNNFDLGYGGFKSDRNDSFNANKQQPVWGRKPQLMSEDSFEGGIDSGMMLQLEKNLVDIVDPDDSGIKLD; this is encoded by the exons ATGCCGATTCAGGCTCCCTCATGGACAGATTTTCTGAACTGTCCCATCTGCTGCAATGAATTCGCGGCCAGCCAGCGATGTCCGGTCAGTCTGGGCTGCGGGCACACCATCTGCAAGCTATGCCTGACGACCCTCTACAACCGGCAGTGTCCCTTCGATCAG ACCGTGATTGTCAGCGATATCGACAATTTGCCCATTAACCATGCCTTGCTCCAGTTGGTCAAGGACTCGGAGCTCCTCGAGCTGGGACCACCACCGCCCAGTGTGCAGAAGCTGGAGCCGGAGCACCTTAAGTGCTACCAACTGGGTCAGCGGTGCATCGAGGAGCTGGCTTTGCACTTGAAGTCCTTCCTCAACCTGAACGGAAATGGCAATCTTCTTACTCGACCCATGCTACGGAAGCTGGTTACCCTGGTCAACTGCCAGCTGATGGAGGAGGAGGGACGGGTGAGAGCGCTCCGAGCAGCCAGATCCCTAGGCGAACGCACAGTCACCGAGCTGATCCTGCAGCACCAAAATCCCCAACAGTTGAGCTCAAATCTGTGGGCTGCAGTGCGAACAAGAGGATGCCAGTTCCTTGGACCCGCCATGCAGGAGGAGGTGCTCAAACTGGTGCTGCTGGCCTTGGAGGAGGGATCAGCGCTTTCGCGCAAAGTGCTGGTCATGTTCGTCGTGCAGCGACTGGAGCCGAAGTTTCCACAGGCCTCCAAGACGAGTATCGGACATGTGGTACAGCTGCTCTACCGCGCCAGCTGCTTCAAGGTGTCCAAGCGGGAGGCGGACTCGTCGTTGATGCAGCTCAAAGAGGAATTCCGTACGTATGACGCCTTGCGCCGCGAGCACGATGCCCAAATCGTTCAGATAGCTACCGAGGCGGGTCTGCGTATTGCACCGGAACAGTGGTCTTCCCTATTGTATGGCGACGTGTTGCATAAGAGTCACATGCAGAGCATCATCGATAAGCTGCAGACGCCAAGCTCCTTTGCTCAATCAGTCCAGGAATTGGTCATCGCCTTGCAGCGGACCAGTGATCCTGCGAAGCTGTCCAGTTTGCACCATCATTTGAAGTACCTGGCCAACATTGATCCCTGTGCGGAGGTTGCCCCGTGGTCGGATTTGGCTGAGGCCCTGGATGCAGTGCGCCATTCGGTCGTTGGACTGGTGAACTTTCTTCAGCACCATGGAGTGCGCAAGGCGCAGGACGGCATCAGTggcggtggcagtggtggGACGGCCAATAGCAATCCCAAGTACAAGATCAGCTTATGCAGGGACTTGAATGTGCGGCGGGTGTGTCCCCGAGGTTCTAGCTGCACCTTTGCCCATTCCCAGGAGGAGGTAGAACGCTATCGTGCACGGAATCGAGGAAAACACATGAAGACACCGTTGGCGCTGCAGGGACCCCCAGCGGTAGGCGTAGGAGCGATAAAGAAACCACTAGGCGAGCAGGAGGGACCGCCTCTAGGTAACATGCCACCAATGTTACCTATGTCGCCTATGCATTATATGGGCTCTCCTAGGGGATATCtggatcccagcttgggactTTCGCCAGGTGGTGGTCTCCCACCGCAGCAGCCGCCCCTGCTTCATCCGTCGCATCACAGTCCCATTACCCGGCTCATAGTGCCCAGCCGCTACGATTCTCGCTTCAGCGGCTTTGGCGTTGGCACGCCCAGAAATCCTTCGCCTAGAGAATACCAAGCCAACCCGATAGCACCAACGCAACGCAATGCCAACCCACCGAACTTTAGTGTGAACAGCAACGTGCACAAGGGCTACATGTTGCCCGGCAGCGGTGGAGATGTCTTCCATCTGGGCAACCCGTGGGAGCAAGCATACCtggcacagcagcagcagcagcagcatcctcCACAGCAtccccaacagcagcagccaccgTCCAGCAAGCCGAACCCCAGCCGACCGTTGTCGATTTTAGCCGCAACAGCTGATACCTCATTTTATGAAAAGAAACCGCCGAATAGTGTTAGCATAGATCTGGACAGGGTCCCGGAGGTCGATGTGGATGCAGTGCCTCTGTTCCGGCGATCCAataacaaccacaacaacaacaatagcaactcccacaataacaacaacaacaatcatAGCTCATCACTGCTGTTCTGGAACAATACGGGTAAAGAGTCAGCGAACTTTGTACGATCAGACTCCATATTGGATGACGATGCGTCCACATTCGATGTGCCCACTGGCTCCTCCATGCTGAGTATCTACGGCCCGATTTGCCCCAAGAGCAGCACGACCGGCAACTGGAACAACTTTGATCTGGGATATGGCGGCTTTAAGAGCGACAGAAACGATAGCTTCAATGCCAATAAG caacagccggTGTGGGGCAGGAAACCGCAACTGATGTCGGAGGACAGTTTCGAGGGCGGCATCGATAGTGGAATGATGCTGCAGCTGGAGAAAAACCTGGTGGACATCGTCGATCCCGATGACAGTGGGATCAAGTTGGACTAG
- the LOC117140437 gene encoding 1-acyl-sn-glycerol-3-phosphate acyltransferase delta, producing the protein MSHLRGLGRLLIAVTFFTCGFFVNIGQLLLILLVRPFDKKLSRSLAYYLHYSFYCILVCVAEWYAGSKLRVYIDPQDEQKFFGKEHGLLLMNHTYEIDWLTAWMITDKLGNLGGTKAYAKKMLRYVPVLGWVWWMAEFIFLDRNFEKDKVVIKTQLKEVFSYPDPVWLLLNAEGTRFTPAKHELSVKFAEERGLPVLKHHLIPRTKGFTTSLPTMRGICPAIYDINLAFKKNAEPKPTMLSQLNGEPVEPYMYIRRVPLDVVPDGEKEAAAWMQDFFAEKDKIIDSFHETGSFFKNSGVKEVPEKIYKPRLSTLLNFLGWATFAVLCILHYLVTSLVAGNWFGFITVLSILGGFYSLMEYAVNASKISKASAYGAAAAKK; encoded by the exons ATGTCGCATCTACGGGGTTTGGGGCGACTGCTGATCGCCGTGACCTTCTTCACGTGCGGATTCTTCGTCAACATTGGCCAGCTCCTGCTGATTCTCCTCGTGCGGCCCTTCGATAAGAAGTTATCCCGCAGTCTGGCCTACTATCTGCACTACTCCTTCTATTGCA TCCTTGTCTGCGTGGCGGAATGGTATGCGGGCAGCAAGCTGAGGGTGTACATCGATCCCCAGGACGAGCAGAAGTTCTTTGGCAAGGAGCACGGACTGCTCCTGATGAACCACACGTACGAGATCGACTGGCTGACCGCCTGGATGATCACCGACAAGCTGGGCAATCTGGGAGGCACCAAGGCGTATGCCAAGAAGATGCTGCGCTATGTTCCGGTTCTGGGATGGGTCTGGTGGATGGCCGAATTCATCTTCCTTGACCGCAACTTCGAGAAGGACAAGGTGGTGATCAAGACGCAGCTGAAGGAGGTCTTCTCCTATCCGGATCCCGTGTGGCTACTGCTCAACGCGGAGGGCACCCGTTTCACACCCGCCAAGCATGAGCTCTCCGTCAAGTTCGCCGAGGAGCGAGGTCTTCCCGTCCTCAAGCACCACCTCATTCCGCGCACTAAGGGATTCACGACCAGTCTGCCCACCATGCGTGGCATCTGTCCTGCCATCTACGACATCAATCTGGCCTTCAAGAAGAATGCCGAG CCTAAGCCCACCATGCTGTCCCAGTTGAACGGCGAGCCCGTGGAACCGTACATGTACATTCGCCGAGTGCCACTGGACGTGGTTCCCGATGGCGAGAAGGAGGCCGCCGCCTGGATGCAGGACTTCTTTGCGGAAAAGGACAAGATCATCGACAGCTTCCACGAGACCGGCAGCTTCTTCAAGAATTCCGGAGTCAAGGAGGTGCCCGAGAAGATCTACAAGCCGCGCCTGAGCACGTTGCTCAACTTCTTGGGCTGGGCCACCTTTGCCGTCTTGTGCATCCTGCACTACTTGGTCACCTCGCTGGTTGCCGGCAACTGGTTTGGCTTCATCACGGTTCTGTCCATTTTGGGAGGCT TCTATAGCCTCATGGAATACGCTGTGAATGCTTCGAAGATCAGCAAAGCCTCTGCGTatggagcagctgctgccaaGAAATAG
- the LOC117140436 gene encoding 1-acyl-sn-glycerol-3-phosphate acyltransferase gamma: MGSLEKLKQLRLIHLCIALTFFTSGLCINFIQLLMHVFIKPIDKRLFRKLMYYACYSLYSQLIFVSDWYAGSKMTVYMDKEDFEKHAGKEHVLLIMNHKYEIDWLNGWMICEKLGVLGNCKAYAKKAIRYVPIIGWGWWLAEFVFLNRNFDQDKTIITEQLKVVFSYPDPTWLLLNAEGTRFTPAKHEASVKFAQERGMTVLKHHLIPRTKGFTASLAPIRGLCPVIYDINLAYRPTDKTPATMLSLLHGKSVEPHLLMRRIPLEQVPEDEKEAAAWLQNLFVEKDKIIDSFLETGSFFKTSGIKEVPAYVNKRRLCSLVNFICWAVFSLSCIFYYVITSLLAANWTAFITALSVLGLFYWLMGQAINKTQISKASNYGSSKPVAK, translated from the exons ATGGGTTCCCTGGAGAAGCTGAAACAATTGAGACTGATACACCTGTGCATCGCGCTCACCTTCTTCACCAGCGGGCTGTGCATCAACTTTATCCAGCTGCTGATGCACGTCTTTATCAAGCCCATAGACAAGCGACTCTTCCGCAAGTTGATGTACTATGCCTGCTATTCGCTCTACTCCC AACTTATCTTCGTGTCCGATTGGTATGCCGGCAGCAAGATGACTGTCTACATGGACAAGGAGGACTTCGAGAAGCATGCCGGCAAGGAGCACGTCCTTCTGATCATGAACCATAAATACGAGATCGATTGGCTCAACGGCTGGATGATCTGCGAAAAGTTGGGCGTGCTGGGCAACTGCAAGGCCTATGCGAAGAAGGCAATCCGCTACGTGCCCATCATCGGCTGGGGCTGGTGGCTGGCCGAGTTCGTCTTCCTCAACCGCAACTTCGACCAGGACAAGACCATTATAACCGAGCAGCTCAAGGTGGTCTTCTCCTACCCCGATCCCACCTGGCTTTTGCTCAACGCCGAGGGCACTCGCTTCACTCCCGCCAAGCACGAGGCATCCGTAAAATTCGCCCAGGAGAGGGGCATGACGGTGCTGAAGCACCACTTGATCCCGCGCACCAAGGGATTCACCGCCAGTTTGGCACCCATCCGGGGTCTCTGTCCGGTCATCTACGACATTAATCTAGCGTACAGGCCCACAGATAAG ACCCCCGCCACAATGCTGAGTCTGCTGCATGGAAAGAGCGTGGAACCGCACCTGCTGATGCGGCGTATTCCACTGGAACAGGTTCCCGAGGACGAGAAAGAGGCAGCCGCCTGGCTGCAGAACCTGTTCGTGGAGAAGGACAAGATCATCGATAGCTTCCTGGAGACGGGCAGCTTCTTTAAGACGTCCGGCATAAAGGAGGTGCCGGCCTATGTGAATAAACGCCGGCTGTGCTCACTCGTGAACTTTATCTGCTGGGCGGTATTCTCTCTGTCCTGCATTTTCTACTACGTGATCACATCACTGTTGGCGGCCAACTGGACGGCCTTCATCACGGCCCTTTCCGTCCTGGGACTTT TTTACTGGCTCATGGGTCAGGCCATCAACAAGACGCAGATCAGCAAGGCATCTAATTATGGATCCTCCAAGCCGGTCGCAAAGTAA
- the LOC117139615 gene encoding serine/arginine repetitive matrix protein 1, with product MSNEIYDSSNSQLSSDEYSHEEEEYDALMDAAVSKQRPQKTKSKESESEKPGNGAPESEADTEKNEKPDDEAVPPSTRSETIRRIRQLQLQRGRLPNLYFKRRSIRWLRPNKMDYNSYFDGLMDLLPKRKLKHLVRFHARQRRTYDSRSNSRSRSHSRSLSRSCSRSRSRSRSYSRSRSGSDSPELICLDDTENEDSPEKPEQEPTRVTPIKENMSTFPAPPQLNYDMPERKKANQLGNNENGASILDEFLVKKDPQEPAFDYGKLSASRELEQALKDQSQDAPNEAESLVVDATLKRRRSVTPPESDEKRNNEVGKDDDVIGFPTVQQKKPIEAAPPLNLRMSNTPSANPLQRQQAFKLSTPYTLASPSAANQADSFSLNTPSPTATQMQISYPNEKLSNNIKGNATFSLQQAALAQVAASYAAAPQVAALAQRAPSQVAPLQQAPVQQMHFPRSVPPQQLPPPQQRAPPQQRATAPFAPPHRSAPQQLAPPQQLAPPQQRAPPQQLAPPQQRAPPQQLAPPQQLAPPQQLAPPQQRAPPQQRAPPQQLAPPQQLAPSQQLAPPPQQTDSSRPASVQTSTPQRYSNPHQFAQPQQVHQTPAQQHPAPVAAPNFAVPQQPQPRRSETVSTQTQGSGSPAASSSTTRQKSFVDLNNSDANFHFRVKELFDEINSSMIDKIGSVPDEEDSLKKERERIVADLAVLDKLMAQKEDEYNRLLYLSHIKKELLDRIERKERTMLVKDLLPILVNKCCTKDISEVQTMLEEEIDSPMTPKHSLSAIEKLLNYAELNQNIIHTLRGSLGFNKRTPAVSPRHFEDDQMLFRRDSSYVNNLSSRDQRYEFRDAGNDNLLERNPDRYPPAKRPKLINSQDRNQDMESSSTHSSNNLSESLRKIRSWTNFSHISNVSMGDNNSDNELQMDPLFNSSPMASHRQLANRQSYQEQHSANINDQENAKKGHKYHKHKSHKHKSHKHKSTNKSQGESSDTINGNTGRQCHECKLDGATVVCSTCQNEWYCSRLCQLKDWDTHRSTCGI from the exons ATGTCCAACGAGATCTACGACTCCTCCAATTCGCAGCTAAGTAGCGACGAGTATAGCCACGAGGAGGAGGAATACGACGCCCTGATGGACGCGGCGGTGAGCAAGCAGCGACCACAGAAGACGAAATCCAAGGAATCCGAGTCCGAGAAACCCGGAAATGGAGCTCCGGAATCGGAGGCTGACACTGAGAAAAATGAAAAGCCGGATGACGAGGCGGTTCCACCTTCCACACGCTCAGAAACAATCCGTCGGATCCGCCAATTGCAGTTACAGCGGGGCAGGCTGCCCAATCTTTACTTCAAGCGTCGCAGTATTCGTTG GCTGCGACCCAATAAAATGGACTACAACAGCTATTTTGACGGCCTGATGGACTTGCTACCCAAGCGCAAATTGAAGCACCTGGTTCGCTTCCATGCCAGGCAGCGCAGGACCTACGACAGCAGGAGCAACAGTCGTAGTCGCAGCCACAGCCGCAGTCTTAGCCGAAGTTGCAGTCGTAGCCGCAGTCGTAGTCGTAGCTATTCGCGCAGCCGCAGCGGCAGTGATTCGCCGGAACTTATTTGCCTTGACGACACGGAGAACGAGGATTCGCCTGAGAAACCAGAGCAAGAGCCGACAAGGGTTACGCCCATCAAGGAAAATATGTCTACGTTTCCGGCACCGCCCCAACTGAACTACGATATGCCAGAAAGGAAGAAGGCAAACCAACTTGGAAACAACGAAAACGGTGCGTCTATCCTCGACGAGTTCCTGGTAAAGAAGGACCCCCAGGAACCGGCCTTCGACTACGGAAAGCTCTCAGCGTCTCGGGAATTGGAACAGGCTCTGAAGGACCAGTCGCAAGATGCGCCAAATGAGGCAGAGTCGCTTGTGGTTGATGCCACTCTTAAAAGACGCCGTTCGGTAACACCGCCCGAAAGCGACGAGAAGCGCAACAATGAAGTAGGCAAGGATGATGATGTAATTGGGTTTCCAACGGTGCAGCAAAAGAAGCCAATAGAGGCAGCTCCACCATTAAATCTCCGAATGTCCAACACTCCATCGGCTAATCCTCTTCAGCGTCAGCAGGCTTTTAAGCTGAGCACACCGTATACCCTGGCTTCGCCTTCTGCCGCCAATCAAGCTGACTCTTTCAGTTTAAATACTCCATCGCCAACGGCCACCCAAATGCAGATATCCTATCCCAACGAAAAGCTGTCAAATAACATTAAAGGTAATGCGACATTCTCGCTTCAACAGGCAGCTTTAGCCCAAGTCGCTGCATCCTATGCTGCTGCACCACAAGTGGCTGCCCTCGCGCAGAGAGCTCCGTCTCAGGTTGCTCCACTACAACAAGCCCCCGTACAACAGATGCACTTTCCAAGATCAGTTCCACCACAGCAGCTTCCTCCACCACAACAGCGAGCTCCACCACAGCAACGGGCTACAGCTCCATTCGCTCCACCACATAGATCAGCTCCACAGCAGCTAGCTCCTCCACAACAGCTAGCTCCTCCACAACAGCGAGCTCCACCACAGCAGCTAGCTCCACCACAGCAGCGAGCTCCGCCACAGCAACTAGCTCCACCACAGCAGCTAGCTCCACCACAGCAGCTAGCTCCACCACAGCAGCGAGCTCCACCACAGCAGCGAGCTCCGCCACAGCAACTAGCTCCACCACAGCAGCTAGCTCCATCACAGCAGCTAGCTCCACCACCGCAGCAGACAGATTCATCAAGACCAGCTTCGGTGCAGACTTCGACCCCTCAAAGGTATTCTAATCCACATCAGTTTGCCCAACCACAGCAGGTCCATCAAACGCCAGCTCAACAGCATCCTGCTCCAGTGGCTGCTCCCAACTTTGCGGTGCCCCAGCAGCCGCAACCCCGTCGATCGGAAACAGTGAGCACCCAGACGCAGGGTTCGGGGTCACCAGCGGCTTCTTCTTCGACAACCCGCCAAAAGTCATTTGTTGATCTCAACAACAGTGATGCAAACTTCCATTTTCGCGTCAAAGAACTTTTCGATGAAATTAACTCGTCAATGATTGATAAAATTGGCTCGGTGCCCGATGAAGAAGATTCATTGAAAAAAGAGCGCGAACGCATCGTTGCGGATCTTGCAGTCCTAGATAAGCTGATGGCCCAGAAAGAGGATGAATATAACCGACTGCTGTACTTGAGTCACATTAAGAAGGAGCTACTTGATCGAATAGAGCGAAAGGAGCGTACGATGCTTGTTAAAGACCTACTGCCCATCCTTGTCAACAAGTGCTGCACCAAGGATATCAGTGAGGTGCAGACGATGCTAGAAGAGGAAATCGATTCTCCAATGACCCCCAAACATAGTCTGTCGGCAATTGAAAAATTACTGAATTATGCCGAGTTAAACCAGAACATCATACACACTCTGCGCGG TTCCTTGGGTTTTAATAAACGCACACCGGCCGTATCTCCGCGCCATTTCGAGGATGACCAAATGCTATTTCGTAGAGATTCCTCGTACGTAAATAATCTATCATCGCGAGATCAGCGATACGAATTTCGGGATGCGGGAAATGACAATCTGCTAGAGCGCAATCCAGACAGATATCCGCCAGCCAAGCGACCAAAGCTAATCAACTCGCAAGACAG AAACCAGGACATGGAAAGCTCCTCGACACATTCGTCTAACAATCTTTCAGAGTCGCTCCGCAAGATTAGGTCTTGGACAAATTTTTCGCATATTAGTAACGTCTCAATGGGGGACAATAATTCGGATAATGAATTACAGATGGATCCGCTGTTCAACAGCAGTCCGATGGCCTCCCATCGCCAACTGGCCAATAGACAG TCCTACCAAGAACAACATTCCGCTAATATCAACGACCAAGAGAATGCCAAAAAGGGGCACAAGTACCACAAGCACAAGTCTCACAAGCACAAGTCCCACAAGCATAAGAGCACCAATAAATCCCAGGGTGAATCTTCTGACACCATCAACGGTAACACAGGTAGGCAATGCCACGAGTGCAAGCTCGATGGAGCCACCGTCGTGTGCTCCACCTGCCAGAATGAATGGTACTGCAGTCGTCTTTGCCAG CTGAAAGATTGGGACACACATCGCAGCACTTGTGGCATTTAA